One part of the Sciurus carolinensis chromosome 4, mSciCar1.2, whole genome shotgun sequence genome encodes these proteins:
- the LOC124982252 gene encoding ubiquitin carboxyl-terminal hydrolase 17-like protein 6, which translates to MAPVGTQLTPREKLSLSWQKYSGAGAGLKNMGNTCYVNATLQCLKYTLPLANYMLSQEPSQTCPPHRVCMLCVMQAHMTWALHHPGDVIRPLPELAAGFHTWQQEDAHEFLLFTLDALQKACLRGHKQPGAGSQDITLMHQIFGGCWRSQIKCLCCHGLSDTFDTYLDITLDIIAAQSVQQALEQLVKPEWLEGENAYHYGVCLKKMPACKTLSLQTASKVLMLVLKRFCVLMGDKIAKQVLYPECLDMQPYMTQQSSGPLAYALYAVLVHAGASCHSGHYYCYIKAGNGQWYKMDDAKVVACDITCVLSQCAYILFYVHKSEFEPDSGSVSLDRETSAVGIEDSVLGAAQGELQGDSCSHMEESEVPLGGTVARQLTLDLWKFLQEQNQTKSESNPRKVEFTVSPNGVTTQQSKHRRGQRIHDNQEINEPNKATKSTVGEESMNTGIGGRARTKKRKNKQVMKLQWCSSNPVRG; encoded by the coding sequence ATGGCTCCTGTAGGGACACAGCTGACTCCTAGGGAGAAACTATCTCTGAGCTGGCAGAAATATTCTGGGGCTGGTGCTGGACTGAAGAACATGGGAAACACTTGCTATGTGAATGCCACTCTGCAGTGTCTGAAATACACCCTTCCACTGGCCAACTACATGCTGTCCCAGGAGCCTTCCCAAACCTGTCCTCCTCACAGGGTCTGCATGCTGTGTGTGATGCAAGCTCACATGACATGGGCTCTCCACCACCCTGGGGATGTCATTCGGCCCCTGCCTGAATTGGCTGCTGGCTTCCACACATGGCAGCAGGAGGATGCCCACGAATTTCTGCTGTTCACCCTCGACGCCCTGCAGAAAGCATGTCTGCGTGGGCACAAGCAGCCAGGGGCTGGCTCTCAGGATATCACCCTCATGCACCAAATATTTGGAGGGTGCTGGAGATCACAAATCAAATGTCTCTGCTGCCACGGCCTTTCAGACACTTTTGACACCTACCTGGACATCACCCTAGACATCATCGCAGCTCAGAGTGTGCAGCAAGCCTTGGAGCAGTTGGTGAAGCCTGAATGGCTAGAGGGGGAAAATGCTTATCACTATGGTGTTTGTCTGAAGAAGATGCCAGCTTGCAAGACCTTGAGCCTGCAGACTGCCTCAAAGGTTCTCATGCTTGTACTGAAACGATTCTGTGTTCTCATGGGTGACAAAATTGCTAAGCAGGTGCTGTATCCTGAGTGTCTTGACATGCAGCCATACATGACTCAGCAGAGCAGCGGCCCTCTGGCCTATGCCCTCTATGCCGTGCTGGTCCATGCTGGGGCGAGCTGTCACAGTGGACATTACTATTGCTACATAAAAGCTGGGAATGGCCAGTGGTATAAAATGGACGATGCTAAGGTAGTGGCCTGTGACATTACTTGTGTCCTGAGTCAGTGTGCATATATCCTCTTTTATGTCCATAAGAGTGAATTTGAACCTGACAGTGGGAGTGTGTCACTAGACAGGGAAACGAGTGCAGTTGGAATTGAAGACTCAGTCTTGGGAGCTGCCCAAGGAGAGCTCCAGGGAGACTCCTGTAGCCACATGGAGGAGTCAGAGGTGCCCCTGGGGGGCACAGTCGCCAGACAACTCACCTTAGATCtgtggaagttcctccaagaaCAGAACCAAACAAAGTCTGAATCCAACCCCAGGAAAGTAGAATTCACTGTGTCTCCCAATGGAGTCACCACTCAGCAGTCAAAGCACAGAAGAGGGCAGAGAATTCATGATAACCAGGAAATAAATGAGCCCAACAAGGCTACCAAGAGCACAGTCGGTGAGGAGTCCATGAACACTGGTATTGGAGGAAGGGCCAGAAccaaaaagaggaagaacaagCAGGTCATGAAGTTGCAGTGGTGTTCTAGCAATCCAGTACGAGGATGA